A window of Anaerolineae bacterium genomic DNA:
GTGTCGGGACAACAGGATGCCGTTGGTGGTCATGGAGATGTCGTCAATGCCCGGCACGGCGGCGATCATGCGTACCAGCTCGGCGATGCCCAGGCGCGCCAGCGGCTCTCCGCCGGTCAGGCGGATTTTGCTGATGCCCAGGCCGGCGGCCGCCTCCACCACCCGCGCGATCTCCTCGTAGCGCAGTATCTCATCATGGGAGAACTTATGTGGGATGCCCTCCGCCGGCATGCAGTAGATACAGCGCAGGTTGCACCGGTCGGTGACCGAGATGCGGAGGTAGCTGATAGGACGCGCTAGCGAATCCAAGCAGGGCATAGACCCTCCTCTGGCCGGGCGGGGCCTGGGGAAAACAGCCGGCGGCATCGGGGGAAAATAACCGCTCGCGGGCCAGGGGGAATATGCCGGCGAGCCGATCGGACAGGATGTAGTTGCATGGACCGTTCTCCTTTCCAAGCACGGGAGGCGAGGGCGTTTCCGCCATCACCCTTGAGACCTCATTGGTCTACTGCGGCTAACCGCCGTGGGCTATGCGCCGGTAGGACAGTTAGCTCGGAGAACTCGCGTGCTTTCATGATACATGCAAATTATAACCAAATGCCGCCGGCCGTCAAACGCGGTACGGCGGGTCTTGGAAGGGTCATGAAGATGGTATGCCGGCGCGGGAGCAGGCTCAGGGATGGGGCTTCTGAACCGGATGTGCCCGCTGTACCTTTTCGAGGCCTCCGTATTTGACAGGCCGGCCCCGCCGGATATGATAAAACAGCATGGCCCCGGGCAGGCGCATGACGGCGAAGTGCCGCCGGCAGTGAGGTGAGGGACCCATGAGACGTATGGCCACCAGCGTGGCCAACACCCAGCAGGAGACGATGCTGTTGGTCTGGCTGACCCTGCTGCCGTCCATTTTCTTGGCCGGCTTTTTCTTCCCGATCGAGGCCATGCCGCCGGCCCTGCAGGCGCTCAGCTACCTCATCCCACTGCGCTATATGCTGGTCATCATGCGCGGGATTATCCTGAAGGGCGTGGGCCTGAACCTGCTGATCCCGCATGTGATCCCGCTCCTCATCTTCGGTGTGTGCATCATGGGCGCGGCCGCGATGCGCTTCCGCAAACGGCTGGAATGAGCGAGAGGCAGTCCGATATGTCCGACGTGGTCATCGAGACCCGAGGGTTAACCAGGCGCTTCCGCAAGGTGGTAGCAGTAGATCATCTGGACCTGACCATCTACCGCGGGGAAATCTTTGGCCTGCTCGGCCCGGACAGCGCCGGCAAGACCACCACCCTGCGCCTGCTGTGCGGGCTGATGCGCCCGAGCGAAGGGTCGGCGCGCGTCGCCGGCTGTGATACCGTGCGCCAGGCGGAGGCCCTCAAGCGTCAAATCGGCTACATGCCCCAGCAGTTCTCCCTGTACGGCGACCTGACCGTCATGGAGAACCTGCTCTTCTTCGCCGATATCTTCGACGTGCGGGAGCCGGAGCGTTCCCAGCGCATCGAGCGGTTACTGCGCTTCGCCGGCCTGGCGGAGTTCACCGGCCGGCGCGCCGCCTACCTCTCCGGCGGCATGAAACAGAAGCTGGCCCTGGCCTGTGCGCTCCTGCATCAACCGCCCATCCTTCTGCTGGACGAGCCGACCACCGGTGTGGACCCGGTCTCGCGCCGCGAATTCTGGCAGATCCTGACGGAACTGCACCTCGCCGGCGTTACCCTGGTCATCACCACGCCGTATATGGACGAGGCGGAGCGCTGTACCCGCGTCGGCCTGATGTACCAGGGCCGGCTGATGGTGTGCGACACGCCGGCGCGCATCCGTCAGATGATCGAGGGCGAGGTGATCGAACTGCAGGTGGGCGCCTTCCGGCAGGCACGCCTGCTTCTGCAGGATGCGCCGGGCGTCCTGGAGGTGCAGACCTACGGCGAGATGCTTCATCTCATCGTGGACAACGCCGAGGAGCACATGCCGGCCATCGCCGCCCGTTTGGAAGAGGCCGGCATCCCCGTGCTCTCCATGCGCCGCACGCGGGCGCGCATGGAAGAGGCGTTTATCAGCCTGATCCGCCGGCAGAACGCCCGCCTGCAGGCTGAAATTACGGCATCGGGAGCAGAAGGCCATGGCGGATGAGCTGGCGGTGGAGGTGCGCGGCCTGGTAAAAAAGTTCGGCGATTTCACGGCGGTGGACAATGTCCACTTCACCATCCGCCGCGGGGAGATATTCGGCTTCCTGGGACCCAACGGCTCCGGCAAGACGACCACTATCCGTATGCTGTTAGGGCTACTGCGGCCGACCGCCGGCGAAGCTACCGTGCTGGGCTTCGACATTCGCCGGCAGACCGAGGAGATTCGCCAACGCATCGGCTATATGTCCCAGCGCTTCAGCCTCTATTATGACCTGACCGTCTCCGAGAACCTCGATTTCTTCGGCCGTACCTACGGCGTGCGCGGGGAGCGGCTCCGACAGCGGAAGGAGTTCGTGTTGGAGATGGCCGGCCTGAAAGGGCGCGAACGCGAGCTGACCCGCAACCTTTCCGGCGGATGGAAACAGCGGCTGGCGCTGGGCGCGGCCATCCTGCACGAACCGGAGATGCTGTTCCTTGACGAGCCGACCGCCGGCGTGGACCCCATCTCCCGCCGCGCCTTCTGGGACCTGCTGTACGAGCTGGCCGACGCCGGCACCACTATCCTGGTCACCACCCATTACATGGATGAGGCGGAGCACTGCCACCGCCTGGCATTCATTTACCGCGGGCGCATCATCGCGCAGGGCACACCGGAGGAAATCAAGCGCCAGATGCCCGGCCAGGTGCTGGAGATTGACAGCGAGGCGCCGGATGAGGCCGTGAAGCTTCTGCGGGCCAGCGGCGTGTTTGATGAGGTGGCGCTGTATGGCACGTTGGTGCATGCGATCGGCCCGGACGCCGGCGCCCGCGCGGACGAGGTGCGGGAGATGCTGGAGAAGGCCGGTGTGCGCGTCTATGCGGTCAATCATATCCCACCTTCTCTGGAGGATGTCTTTATTGCCCGGGTCGGGGAACAGGCGAAAGCCGCTGA
This region includes:
- a CDS encoding ABC transporter permease is translated as MRRMATSVANTQQETMLLVWLTLLPSIFLAGFFFPIEAMPPALQALSYLIPLRYMLVIMRGIILKGVGLNLLIPHVIPLLIFGVCIMGAAAMRFRKRLE
- a CDS encoding ABC transporter ATP-binding protein, encoding MADELAVEVRGLVKKFGDFTAVDNVHFTIRRGEIFGFLGPNGSGKTTTIRMLLGLLRPTAGEATVLGFDIRRQTEEIRQRIGYMSQRFSLYYDLTVSENLDFFGRTYGVRGERLRQRKEFVLEMAGLKGRERELTRNLSGGWKQRLALGAAILHEPEMLFLDEPTAGVDPISRRAFWDLLYELADAGTTILVTTHYMDEAEHCHRLAFIYRGRIIAQGTPEEIKRQMPGQVLEIDSEAPDEAVKLLRASGVFDEVALYGTLVHAIGPDAGARADEVREMLEKAGVRVYAVNHIPPSLEDVFIARVGEQAKAADRNLGIGGRL
- a CDS encoding ABC transporter ATP-binding protein — encoded protein: MSDVVIETRGLTRRFRKVVAVDHLDLTIYRGEIFGLLGPDSAGKTTTLRLLCGLMRPSEGSARVAGCDTVRQAEALKRQIGYMPQQFSLYGDLTVMENLLFFADIFDVREPERSQRIERLLRFAGLAEFTGRRAAYLSGGMKQKLALACALLHQPPILLLDEPTTGVDPVSRREFWQILTELHLAGVTLVITTPYMDEAERCTRVGLMYQGRLMVCDTPARIRQMIEGEVIELQVGAFRQARLLLQDAPGVLEVQTYGEMLHLIVDNAEEHMPAIAARLEEAGIPVLSMRRTRARMEEAFISLIRRQNARLQAEITASGAEGHGG